Proteins encoded by one window of Halococcus salifodinae DSM 8989:
- a CDS encoding double zinc ribbon domain-containing protein: MSKITFRADDELIDELESLDASKSEAMREALRAYLESARDADPDSLDDLVRQRVDAIVDERLDGAFTPSQPQDINVNIALDGASDASDASVDADGPERKTEAAEAEPDVQTDSDARKTCAQCGEEVGPEHVYCPNCGEKATRRVFCDCGDELRSDWGFCPSCGRRTPAANVLDGA, translated from the coding sequence ATGAGTAAAATCACGTTCCGCGCCGACGACGAGCTCATCGACGAGCTCGAGTCGCTCGACGCCTCGAAGAGCGAGGCGATGCGCGAGGCGCTCCGGGCCTACCTCGAGAGCGCGCGGGACGCGGACCCCGACAGCCTCGACGATCTCGTCAGACAGCGTGTCGACGCGATCGTCGACGAACGCCTCGATGGTGCGTTTACGCCGTCCCAGCCACAGGATATCAACGTAAACATCGCGCTCGACGGCGCATCCGACGCGTCTGACGCCTCCGTGGACGCGGACGGACCCGAACGTAAGACGGAGGCCGCCGAGGCCGAACCGGACGTGCAAACGGACTCCGACGCGCGTAAAACGTGCGCACAATGTGGCGAGGAAGTCGGTCCAGAGCACGTGTACTGCCCGAATTGCGGGGAGAAGGCGACACGACGGGTGTTCTGTGACTGCGGCGACGAGCTCCGCTCGGACTGGGGATTCTGCCCGAGCTGTGGCCGGCGAACCCCCGCTGCGAACGTGCTCGACGGTGCGTAA
- a CDS encoding ribbon-helix-helix domain-containing protein translates to MERVTLRIPKQQIAEVEQMVEHGEYPNRSEAIRAAVREMVAEEGRDDSPTKRPFARA, encoded by the coding sequence ATGGAGCGTGTGACACTACGGATCCCGAAACAGCAGATCGCGGAGGTCGAACAGATGGTCGAACACGGGGAGTACCCGAATCGTAGCGAGGCGATCCGGGCGGCGGTCAGGGAGATGGTCGCCGAGGAGGGTCGGGACGACTCCCCGACCAAGCGACCGTTCGCGAGGGCCTAA
- the ftsZ gene encoding cell division protein FtsZ — protein MQDIVESALENAEKEQRQRDESDLDEFGDPRIVVVGCGGAGNNTVNRLHNIEVEGAETIAINTDKQHLQMIRADTRVLVGKSLTQGLGAGGDPEMGERATEMAQSTIREVLSGADLVFVTAGMGGGTGTGAAPVVSKIASDEGAIVVGMVSTPFNVERARTVKAEEGLEELRNEADSIIVLDNNRLLDYVPNLPVGKAFSVMDQLIAETVKGIAETITQPSLINLDYADMTSIMNQGGVAVMLVGETQDKNKTEEVVKDAMSHPLLDVDYRGASGGLVHITGGPDLTLKEAEAIAERITDRLDPSANVIWGSRIREEYKGKVRVMAIMTGVQSAQVLGPDAQQQADRSREALAADSFDTSYAESDGGRDVSDHDSHDDLDVIR, from the coding sequence ATGCAGGACATCGTGGAATCGGCGCTCGAAAACGCGGAGAAAGAGCAACGTCAACGCGACGAGTCCGATCTCGACGAGTTCGGCGACCCCCGGATCGTGGTGGTCGGCTGTGGTGGTGCGGGCAACAACACCGTCAATCGGCTCCACAACATCGAGGTCGAGGGTGCCGAAACCATCGCGATCAACACCGACAAGCAGCATCTCCAGATGATCCGGGCCGACACCCGGGTGCTGGTCGGCAAATCGCTCACTCAGGGGCTCGGCGCGGGCGGCGACCCCGAGATGGGCGAGCGCGCGACCGAGATGGCCCAATCCACCATCCGCGAGGTGCTCTCCGGTGCGGACCTCGTGTTCGTCACCGCGGGGATGGGCGGCGGCACCGGTACCGGGGCCGCACCCGTGGTCTCGAAGATCGCGAGCGACGAGGGCGCGATCGTCGTCGGGATGGTCTCGACGCCGTTCAACGTCGAGCGCGCTCGTACTGTCAAGGCCGAGGAAGGGCTCGAAGAGCTCCGCAACGAGGCCGATTCGATCATCGTGCTCGACAACAACCGCCTGCTCGACTACGTGCCGAACCTCCCGGTCGGCAAGGCGTTCTCGGTGATGGACCAACTCATCGCGGAGACGGTGAAGGGGATCGCCGAGACGATCACCCAGCCCTCGCTGATCAACCTCGACTACGCCGACATGACCTCGATCATGAACCAGGGCGGCGTCGCGGTCATGCTGGTCGGCGAGACCCAGGACAAGAACAAAACCGAGGAAGTCGTGAAAGACGCGATGAGCCACCCGCTCCTCGACGTCGATTATCGCGGGGCGTCCGGCGGATTGGTCCACATCACCGGTGGCCCCGACCTCACCCTGAAGGAGGCGGAGGCGATCGCCGAGCGCATCACCGACCGGCTCGACCCCAGCGCGAACGTCATCTGGGGCTCGCGCATCCGCGAGGAGTACAAGGGCAAGGTCCGGGTGATGGCGATCATGACCGGTGTCCAGAGCGCTCAGGTCCTCGGTCCCGACGCCCAACAGCAGGCCGACCGGTCGCGTGAAGCGCTCGCGGCCGACTCGTTCGACACGAGCTACGCCGAGAGCGACGGCGGCCGCGACGTGTCGGACCACGATTCCCACGACGATCTCGACGTCATCCGCTGA
- the ncsA gene encoding tRNA 2-thiolation protein NcsA, translating to MDCTKCDREAVLHAAYSGAHLCEHHLRASVEKRVRRRIREDGLIGDDATPQDPETWLLGLSGGKDSVVLGSILTETFADDPRIELVALTIHEGIEGYRDESLDAASAFADDHGIPHEVVTYADEFDLEMDRVVEKDPENMAACAYCGVFRRELLAEYADAYGADKLLTGHNLDDEAQTAMMNVLEGDVAQMAKHFDASLGPFPERTNTTEFVPRAKPLRDVPEKEVALYAHLADLPVHMAECPHSSEAYRGEIQQLLFDLEENHPGTRHSIMAGYEEFAKLAAEAYRGDGPDLGECERCGGTTTREICRSCQLTEAVHAA from the coding sequence ATGGACTGCACCAAGTGCGACCGCGAGGCGGTGCTGCACGCGGCGTACTCGGGCGCGCATCTCTGCGAGCACCACCTCCGCGCGTCGGTCGAGAAGCGGGTCCGCCGACGAATCCGCGAGGACGGCCTCATCGGCGACGACGCCACCCCCCAGGACCCCGAGACGTGGCTGCTCGGTCTCTCGGGCGGGAAGGACAGCGTCGTGCTCGGGTCGATCCTCACCGAAACGTTCGCCGACGATCCCCGGATCGAGCTGGTCGCGCTCACGATCCACGAGGGGATCGAGGGCTACCGCGACGAGAGCCTCGACGCCGCGAGTGCGTTCGCCGACGATCACGGGATTCCCCACGAGGTCGTCACCTACGCCGACGAGTTCGATCTCGAAATGGATCGCGTGGTCGAGAAGGATCCCGAGAACATGGCCGCCTGCGCGTACTGTGGGGTCTTCCGGCGCGAGCTGCTCGCCGAGTACGCCGACGCCTACGGAGCCGACAAGCTCCTGACAGGCCACAATCTCGACGACGAGGCCCAGACCGCGATGATGAACGTCCTCGAAGGCGATGTCGCCCAGATGGCGAAACACTTCGATGCGAGCCTCGGTCCCTTCCCCGAACGCACCAACACTACCGAGTTCGTTCCCCGGGCGAAACCCCTCAGAGACGTCCCCGAAAAGGAGGTCGCGCTCTACGCTCACCTCGCCGATCTCCCCGTCCACATGGCGGAGTGTCCCCACTCCAGCGAGGCCTACCGCGGTGAGATTCAACAGTTGTTGTTCGATCTCGAAGAGAATCATCCCGGCACTCGTCACTCGATCATGGCGGGCTACGAGGAGTTCGCCAAGCTCGCCGCCGAAGCCTACCGCGGCGACGGCCCGGACCTCGGCGAGTGCGAACGCTGCGGCGGCACCACCACGCGCGAAATCTGTCGGTCGTGCCAGCTCACCGAGGCCGTTCACGCAGCGTAA
- a CDS encoding DUF7095 family protein, with amino-acid sequence MTEFARAEAVDRIERLVETVATETMPVPIREIWVYGDLVLGLDPVERLDIYLTKDLLFHGDGDREEEFRESHGVEGIGKTVSAEWADEHPEFIRANPNGYAAPEKCLAAHLVGDEEPIHLEICNASFEDNVTQRLKGAMARENYEQVLDPRGACLWIDGQRSTDAFEKLRNGEFVFPTLAEALSMIGVDDGEAEQAADAVRDYRERQAGATVRGDVV; translated from the coding sequence ATGACCGAGTTCGCCCGCGCCGAGGCCGTCGACCGGATCGAGCGCCTCGTCGAGACGGTTGCAACCGAGACGATGCCCGTCCCGATCCGCGAGATCTGGGTCTACGGCGATCTCGTGCTCGGGCTCGATCCCGTCGAGCGCCTCGACATCTACCTCACGAAGGACCTGCTCTTTCACGGTGACGGCGACCGCGAGGAGGAGTTCCGCGAATCACACGGTGTCGAGGGGATCGGCAAGACGGTGAGCGCCGAGTGGGCCGACGAGCACCCCGAGTTCATCCGCGCGAACCCGAACGGGTACGCCGCCCCCGAGAAGTGTCTCGCGGCCCACCTCGTCGGCGATGAGGAACCGATCCACCTCGAGATCTGCAACGCGAGCTTCGAGGACAACGTGACCCAGCGACTGAAGGGCGCGATGGCGCGCGAGAACTACGAACAGGTCCTCGACCCGCGGGGGGCGTGTCTCTGGATCGACGGCCAGCGCTCGACGGACGCCTTCGAAAAACTCCGCAACGGCGAGTTCGTCTTCCCCACCCTCGCCGAGGCGCTCTCGATGATCGGGGTGGACGACGGCGAGGCCGAGCAAGCTGCCGACGCGGTACGGGACTACCGCGAGCGTCAGGCGGGCGCGACCGTTCGCGGCGACGTGGTCTGA
- a CDS encoding deoxyribonuclease IV, producing the protein MHIGAHVSVAGGVDNAVGRQRDVGGNCGQIFTTSPQVWAGPDIAESEAAAFRESGADLGPWVIHASYLVNLATPKDDLREKSIRSLQAECDAAHRLGIEYVNVHLGAHTGAGVEGGLDNAASAVDELDIPADVTLLIESDAGSGTKLGGEFAHLAGVRDRADTDFGTCLDTAHAFAAGYDLSTPEGVDDVLTEFDEVVGLDTLHCIHLNDSKHACGTNKDEHAHIGEGLIGDDGMGAIVNHDALGEVPFVLETPTEDGRGFAWNVDRVRELRAE; encoded by the coding sequence ATGCACATTGGAGCACACGTCTCGGTCGCCGGTGGCGTCGACAACGCCGTGGGTCGCCAGCGCGACGTCGGCGGGAACTGCGGACAGATATTCACGACCTCGCCCCAGGTTTGGGCCGGTCCCGATATCGCCGAGAGCGAGGCCGCCGCGTTCCGCGAGTCGGGTGCCGACCTCGGGCCGTGGGTGATCCACGCTTCCTACCTCGTCAACCTCGCTACACCCAAAGACGACCTCCGCGAGAAGTCGATCCGGAGCCTCCAGGCCGAGTGCGACGCCGCCCATCGCTTGGGGATCGAGTACGTCAACGTCCATCTCGGCGCGCACACCGGCGCAGGGGTCGAGGGAGGTCTCGACAACGCCGCGAGCGCCGTCGACGAACTCGATATCCCCGCGGACGTCACCCTGTTGATCGAGAGCGATGCCGGTAGCGGGACCAAGTTGGGCGGCGAGTTCGCCCATCTCGCGGGCGTCCGCGACCGCGCCGACACCGATTTCGGAACCTGTCTCGACACCGCCCACGCCTTCGCCGCGGGCTACGACCTCTCGACACCCGAGGGAGTCGACGACGTGCTCACGGAGTTCGACGAGGTGGTGGGTCTCGACACCCTCCACTGCATCCATCTCAACGACTCGAAACACGCCTGTGGCACCAACAAGGACGAACACGCCCACATCGGCGAGGGATTGATCGGTGACGATGGAATGGGCGCGATCGTCAACCACGACGCGCTCGGCGAGGTGCCGTTCGTCCTCGAAACACCGACCGAGGACGGCCGTGGCTTCGCGTGGAACGTCGACCGGGTTCGAGAACTGCGCGCCGAGTAA
- a CDS encoding lipoate--protein ligase family protein: protein MTDITDREWRLIREDRRRGAMNMALDEIAAETAAEGGPRTLRVYRWDPATLSLGYHQDPATVDWEFCEREGIDVVRRPTGGGAIYHDTHADISYSIVAPAEELPGDLMDTYERLCEPLFSGFERLGVSASFADEERPALFEPACYLRALNPAHDVVVDEQKVSGNAQYRRRDSVIQHGSVMFDDSSERHFAMFDDPPVTAERFRERVTTIGEHTDVDRAAAVDAFEESLAAWADAEVGEWTDDELDRARERARAKYDAAAWNRDREDPTAARGATDREDPTE, encoded by the coding sequence ATGACCGACATCACCGATCGAGAGTGGCGGTTGATCCGCGAGGACCGGCGGCGAGGTGCGATGAACATGGCGCTCGACGAGATCGCGGCCGAGACCGCCGCCGAGGGCGGCCCGCGAACGCTGCGGGTCTACCGCTGGGATCCCGCCACGCTCTCGCTCGGATATCACCAAGATCCCGCGACGGTGGATTGGGAGTTCTGCGAACGCGAGGGGATCGACGTGGTTCGGCGGCCGACCGGCGGCGGCGCGATCTACCACGACACTCACGCCGACATCTCCTATTCGATCGTCGCGCCCGCCGAGGAGCTGCCTGGCGATCTGATGGACACGTACGAACGTCTCTGTGAGCCACTCTTTTCCGGGTTCGAGCGACTCGGGGTTTCGGCGTCGTTCGCGGACGAAGAGCGTCCCGCGCTGTTCGAGCCGGCGTGTTACCTGCGCGCGCTCAACCCGGCCCACGACGTCGTGGTCGACGAGCAAAAGGTGAGCGGGAACGCCCAGTACCGCCGACGCGACAGCGTGATACAACATGGATCCGTCATGTTCGACGATAGCTCCGAGCGTCACTTCGCGATGTTCGACGATCCGCCGGTCACCGCCGAGCGGTTCCGCGAGCGGGTGACGACGATCGGCGAGCACACCGATGTGGATCGGGCGGCAGCCGTCGACGCGTTCGAGGAATCACTCGCTGCGTGGGCCGACGCCGAGGTCGGCGAGTGGACCGACGACGAACTCGACCGTGCCCGCGAGCGCGCCCGCGCGAAGTACGACGCCGCGGCGTGGAATCGCGATCGTGAGGACCCCACCGCAGCGCGAGGTGCAACCGACCGCGAGGACCCGACCGAGTAG
- a CDS encoding serine/threonine-protein kinase RIO2, with product MVRNVASEMAALEAEDFHLLSGVEQGMRFSEWVNRGKLPEFANLTAENVDYRLDRCADRGLLERRTIQYEGYKLTFEGYDALALHTFAERGTIEGVGAPLGVGKESDVYEVQSYTPFALKFHREGYTNFREVMREREYTADRDHVSWLYTARKAAEREYDALETLYPDVSVPRPIDHNRHAIVMEKIDGVELSRADLDDDQVLGVCDLVLQEVARAFDAGYVHADMSEYNVFVASDGVCVFDWPQAVSTDHENAVDLLERDVENVLGYFHRKYPRRMAETPDSDAIADAITDAEFESIDDVAP from the coding sequence ATGGTTCGCAACGTCGCAAGCGAGATGGCGGCGCTCGAAGCCGAGGATTTCCACCTCCTTTCGGGCGTCGAGCAGGGGATGCGGTTCAGCGAGTGGGTCAACCGGGGAAAACTGCCGGAGTTCGCTAATCTCACCGCCGAGAACGTCGACTACCGCCTGGATCGGTGTGCGGACCGCGGGCTGCTCGAACGCCGAACGATACAGTACGAAGGCTACAAGCTCACCTTCGAGGGCTACGACGCGCTCGCGCTCCACACCTTCGCCGAGCGGGGCACCATCGAGGGCGTCGGCGCACCCCTCGGTGTCGGGAAGGAAAGCGACGTCTACGAAGTCCAGTCGTACACCCCGTTCGCGCTCAAGTTCCACCGTGAGGGATACACGAACTTCCGGGAGGTGATGCGCGAGCGCGAGTACACCGCCGACCGCGATCACGTCTCGTGGCTCTACACCGCGCGGAAGGCCGCCGAACGCGAGTACGACGCGCTCGAAACCCTCTATCCAGACGTCTCGGTGCCCCGGCCGATCGATCACAACCGCCACGCGATCGTGATGGAGAAGATCGACGGCGTCGAGCTGTCGAGAGCCGACCTCGACGACGATCAAGTGCTTGGCGTCTGCGATCTCGTGCTCCAAGAAGTCGCGCGTGCGTTCGACGCGGGCTACGTCCACGCCGACATGAGCGAGTACAACGTCTTCGTCGCCAGTGATGGGGTTTGCGTCTTCGACTGGCCTCAGGCGGTCTCGACCGATCACGAGAACGCCGTCGACCTCCTCGAACGCGATGTCGAGAACGTTCTCGGCTACTTCCATCGGAAGTATCCCCGACGGATGGCAGAAACGCCCGATAGCGACGCGATCGCCGACGCGATCACCGACGCGGAGTTCGAATCGATCGACGACGTGGCTCCGTAA
- a CDS encoding MFS transporter: protein MRFGGRLPSRLVLKYYIYQATTTFGFFWPVFTLFLLSRGLSYTEIGLLSSLSAGATVVGEVPTGYVGDRLGRRNSLVIGAVLLAVSLLGFVVVNTFWGFAVLWVLWGLGGAFQSGSADAWLYDALETHLDEAEYTRVRGRGGSVNQWVSAATMLTAGGLYSIDHRLPFLAGALLVLSIPVVLSFPRMATDPDEDDLTVFDAVPIVRERLTAPPLRSLVLYVALFFAIIRAADEFIQPIATRTLSLPATGLGPLYAGFTVIAAIASYFAGDIEDRLSTRGAVLVVPVATAILFVVPAFVPLAAFPLFFGMKSSQAVLRPIVSGYINDHVESLGRATVLSAASLVYAVVRLPLRPVVGWIADLTAPIPATALLGGGFLASAAVIYRWGTPASTDSSAGQTAD from the coding sequence ATGAGGTTCGGGGGACGGCTCCCCTCACGGCTCGTTCTGAAGTATTACATCTACCAGGCCACGACGACGTTCGGCTTTTTCTGGCCGGTGTTCACGCTGTTCTTGCTCTCGCGGGGGCTCTCGTACACCGAAATCGGGCTGCTGTCGAGCCTCTCGGCCGGGGCGACCGTGGTCGGCGAGGTGCCGACTGGGTATGTCGGGGATCGACTCGGACGGCGCAACAGCCTCGTGATCGGGGCGGTTCTCCTCGCCGTCTCGCTGCTCGGGTTCGTCGTAGTGAACACCTTCTGGGGGTTCGCGGTGCTGTGGGTGCTCTGGGGACTCGGCGGCGCGTTCCAGTCGGGGAGTGCGGACGCGTGGCTCTACGACGCGCTCGAAACCCACCTCGACGAGGCCGAGTACACCCGAGTTCGCGGACGCGGCGGGTCAGTCAATCAGTGGGTAAGTGCGGCGACGATGCTGACTGCCGGCGGGCTGTACAGCATCGACCATCGGCTCCCGTTCCTCGCTGGCGCGCTCCTCGTGCTCTCGATCCCAGTGGTGCTCTCGTTTCCACGGATGGCGACCGATCCCGACGAGGACGACCTGACGGTGTTCGACGCGGTGCCGATCGTCCGCGAGCGACTGACTGCACCGCCGCTTCGATCCCTGGTCCTCTACGTGGCGCTGTTCTTCGCGATCATCCGCGCGGCCGACGAGTTCATCCAGCCGATCGCGACGCGGACTCTTTCACTCCCCGCGACCGGACTCGGACCGCTGTACGCAGGATTCACCGTGATCGCCGCGATCGCGAGCTACTTCGCTGGCGACATCGAAGACCGACTCTCTACCCGCGGGGCCGTGTTGGTCGTGCCGGTGGCGACCGCGATCCTGTTCGTGGTGCCCGCGTTCGTCCCGCTCGCCGCGTTCCCGCTGTTCTTCGGAATGAAGTCGAGCCAGGCGGTGCTCCGACCGATCGTGAGCGGCTACATCAACGACCACGTCGAATCGCTCGGCCGGGCGACGGTGCTCAGCGCCGCCTCGCTGGTGTACGCCGTGGTCCGCCTCCCGCTCCGACCAGTGGTGGGCTGGATCGCCGACCTCACGGCCCCGATCCCCGCGACCGCGCTGCTCGGCGGTGGTTTTCTCGCCAGCGCGGCCGTCATCTATCGCTGGGGGACACCAGCGAGCACCGACTCGTCGGCGGGACAAACCGCAGATTGA
- a CDS encoding universal stress protein, with amino-acid sequence MYETILIPTDGSDHARQAAERGFDLASTYDAAVQIVHVIEDPDSGVTVHEYDEGVRDDMERTGEGYVDDLVSTAEGRDVAATGEVRHGAAHEEIIGAADDHAADLIVMATHGRTGLEGLVLGSTAERVVRLASVSVLVARPDDESPPNGE; translated from the coding sequence ATGTACGAGACGATCCTGATCCCGACCGACGGCAGCGACCACGCACGCCAGGCGGCCGAACGCGGCTTCGACCTCGCGTCGACGTACGACGCGGCCGTTCAGATCGTCCACGTCATCGAGGACCCCGACAGCGGGGTGACGGTCCACGAGTACGACGAGGGCGTCCGCGACGACATGGAGCGCACCGGCGAGGGCTACGTCGACGACCTCGTGTCGACGGCCGAAGGGCGCGATGTCGCGGCCACGGGCGAGGTCCGCCACGGCGCGGCCCACGAGGAGATCATCGGGGCGGCCGACGACCACGCCGCCGATCTGATCGTGATGGCCACCCACGGCCGCACCGGCCTCGAAGGACTCGTCCTCGGCAGCACCGCCGAGCGCGTCGTCCGGCTCGCCTCGGTCTCCGTTCTCGTTGCTCGGCCGGACGACGAATCCCCTCCGAACGGCGAGTGA
- a CDS encoding DUF1328 domain-containing protein has protein sequence MLATLTGTVLQSGGFIELAIGFLVLALIAYVVGAQGIAGISMEIARILVIVFIILAVVSFFL, from the coding sequence ATGCTCGCAACACTCACCGGGACGGTACTACAGAGCGGCGGGTTCATCGAACTCGCGATCGGGTTTCTGGTCCTCGCGCTGATCGCGTACGTGGTCGGTGCGCAGGGTATCGCCGGCATCTCGATGGAGATCGCGCGGATCCTCGTCATCGTCTTCATCATCCTCGCAGTCGTCTCCTTCTTCCTCTGA
- a CDS encoding 50S ribosomal protein L15e codes for MARSFYSHIGDAWHDADNEMHEELQWQRLQEWRDQGAIERIDRPTRLDRARSLGYKAKQGIVLARIAVRKGTARKQRHDAGRRTKRQGVNKVTRRKSIQRIAEERSSRKFTNLRVLNSYPVGEDGSQKWFEAILVDPEHPAIENDDDLNWICADDQRGRAFRGLTSAGKQGRGLGTKGKGTEHTRPSVHGGKGRGK; via the coding sequence ATGGCACGAAGTTTCTACTCCCACATCGGCGACGCGTGGCACGACGCGGACAACGAGATGCACGAGGAGCTCCAGTGGCAGCGCCTTCAGGAGTGGCGCGACCAGGGCGCGATCGAGCGGATCGACCGTCCCACCCGTCTCGATCGGGCGCGCTCGCTCGGCTACAAGGCCAAACAGGGCATCGTTCTCGCCCGGATCGCGGTCCGGAAGGGCACGGCCCGAAAACAGCGCCACGACGCTGGCCGGCGGACGAAGCGCCAGGGCGTCAACAAGGTCACCCGCCGGAAGTCGATCCAGCGGATCGCGGAGGAGCGATCCAGCCGGAAGTTCACGAACCTTCGGGTACTCAACTCCTACCCGGTCGGCGAGGACGGGAGCCAGAAGTGGTTCGAGGCGATCCTCGTCGATCCCGAGCATCCCGCGATCGAGAACGACGACGACCTGAACTGGATCTGTGCCGACGACCAGCGCGGTCGAGCGTTCCGCGGGCTGACGAGCGCCGGCAAGCAGGGACGTGGCCTCGGCACGAAGGGGAAGGGCACGGAACACACCCGCCCGAGCGTTCACGGCGGCAAGGGTCGCGGGAAGTAA
- a CDS encoding DsbA family oxidoreductase, whose translation MSHDTAASDASTASDDETLTMYADYVCPFCYLGEASLEQYREERDDPLDVAWHPFDLRSRERGPDGEIDPAADSGKDDEYYEQARENVRRLQEEYDVEMSLEIAEDVDSKHAQQAALFVREEYPDAFAAFHERVFDALWQDERDIGDPEVLAEIAADVGPTDGEGTEIDTDALRAAIDDPDHEAALEERFREAQQTGVTGVPTFAYEGHAARGAVPPEHLRRLIEG comes from the coding sequence ATGAGTCACGACACCGCCGCAAGCGACGCCAGCACCGCCTCGGACGACGAGACGCTCACGATGTACGCCGACTACGTCTGCCCGTTCTGCTATCTCGGAGAGGCCTCGCTGGAGCAGTACCGCGAGGAGCGCGACGACCCCCTCGACGTCGCGTGGCACCCCTTCGACCTCCGGAGCCGCGAGCGTGGGCCGGACGGCGAGATCGATCCGGCGGCCGACAGCGGCAAGGACGACGAGTATTACGAGCAGGCCAGGGAGAACGTCCGGCGACTCCAGGAGGAGTACGACGTCGAGATGAGCCTCGAGATCGCCGAGGACGTCGATTCGAAGCACGCCCAGCAGGCCGCGCTGTTCGTTCGAGAGGAGTATCCCGACGCGTTCGCGGCGTTCCACGAGCGGGTGTTCGACGCGCTCTGGCAGGACGAGCGCGACATCGGCGATCCCGAGGTGCTGGCCGAGATCGCGGCCGACGTCGGACCGACCGATGGCGAGGGGACGGAGATCGACACTGACGCACTCCGGGCGGCGATCGACGATCCCGACCACGAGGCGGCGCTCGAAGAGCGGTTCCGGGAAGCCCAGCAGACGGGCGTCACGGGAGTTCCGACGTTCGCCTACGAGGGCCACGCCGCTCGCGGGGCCGTCCCGCCCGAGCATCTCCGGCGGCTCATCGAGGGCTGA